One genomic window of Columba livia isolate bColLiv1 breed racing homer chromosome 9, bColLiv1.pat.W.v2, whole genome shotgun sequence includes the following:
- the MTERF4 gene encoding transcription termination factor 4, mitochondrial: MAGRLLRGCGRAAGWVLVLRSLPTAPGPCLRGGCGEVAALRAMGFSEEQVRRLLGLQAPLGPQRREAAAAQLLLLGLSAEAALALLERSPALLRMPTERLQERAAELRRLGLDGGQLQRALGRCPQLFSAPRRRMAAAVRLLRERCLFTAEQLREVLGTCPAVLLEEPRRLHHHFQYVYFRMGVSQKEMVKARLFQMPFPELRNRHIFLERRGLYQTPYKGQTQTSNPKLKDILQLPEKDFLASLACATAEEYDVFKRLLAREEEEEEEDEEDRNARYAEGDEDVDSEGSDTA, from the exons ATGGCGGGGCGGCTGCTGCGCGGCTGCGGGCGGGCGGCCGGCTGGGTCCTAGTGCTCCGCAGCCTTCCCACCGCGCCCGGGCCGTGTCTCCGCGGCGGCTGCGGGGAGGTGGCGGCGCTGCGGGCCATGGGCTTCAGCGAGGAGCAGGTCCGGCggctcctggggctgcaggcCCCGCTCGGCCCGCAGCGcagggaggcggcggcggcgcagctgctgctgctggggctcagcGCCGAGGCCGCCCTGGCCCTGCTGGAGCGAAGCCCGGCGCTGCTGCGGATGCCGACGGAGCGGCTGCAGGAGCGCGCCGCCGAGCTGCGGCGCCTGGGGCTGGACGGAG GGCAGCTGCAGCGAGCGCTGGGCCGCTGCCCGCAGCTCTTCAGCGCGCCCCGGCGGAGGATGGCGGCGGCGGTGCGGCTGCTGCGGGAGCGCTGCCTCTTCACGGCCGAGCAGCTGCGGGAGGTGCTGGGGACCTGCCCCGCcgtgctgctggaggagccgcGCCGCCTCCACCACCACTTCCAG TACGTGTACTTCAGGATGGGCGTCTCGCAGAAGGAGATGGTGAAGGCCCGGCTGTTCCAAATGCCCTTCCCCGAGCTCAGGAACCGGCACATCTTCCTGGAGCGCCGGGGGCTCTACCAGACCCCGTACAAAGGCCAGACCCAAACCAGTAACCCAAAACTGAAGGACATCCTTCAGCTCCCTGAGAAAGACTTCCTGGCCAGCCTGGCCTGCGCCACCGCGGAGGAGTATGATGTCTTCAAGAGGCTGCTGGctcgggaggaggaggaagaggaggaggacgaAGAGGACAGGAACGCACGATACGCAGAAGGAGATGAAGATGTGGACAGCGAAGGAAGCGACACAGCCTGA